The following are encoded in a window of Dysidea avara chromosome 4, odDysAvar1.4, whole genome shotgun sequence genomic DNA:
- the LOC136254035 gene encoding uncharacterized protein, translating into MAEGTVVTSPVQHTPPPRPPPPKLASKTTEDLIVNKPSRPRMRKARSMHGKPRMDKVIQQRKMSAPEESVKMSTTPTISSNNNNRVEEVDHSLVASNHSSHTSNSSKSPSVERDSDQPPSPVNSDQQQVIENGDHHEVTEKSPRGSPPPPPSTSPPVLQVSNVSQPIKSKRVRSISVEDDMSVAKNTVGDKPNARPRAKTLPRNLGRQQQNVLKEGKSTRRPPPPPIPTRPPAVMQYQHKTSNPSSPLRTSQSSLHSGCSSTPSIPEDSVSPPISPRVIPSSLDSCTPEINLPQQTADTNKTGEDLYPDGASNMEQVDSSGHDHKSRSKGHKFLSTLKGTFRRHHKSPAEERRMTYSVESETKPVAVSHRRVKTVKEEVTTPEEELPGGVIPPIVVQCVAYLNRPIGLNEEGLFRIPGDMSQVRKLRAGFVAGKEMDLTEVLEPHNVAGLLKLHYRESRISLIPRGEISREITRAAKARDVDSVHHFLTQIPSENLALIRVIVELLKQVSNNSDKNQMTSGNLGASCGPSIFPTLQAGNASALLKCLIDYVDTIFPE; encoded by the exons ATGGCTGAGGGGACAGTTGTGACCTCACCTGTGCAGCACACTCCTCCACCACGCCCTCCACCACCAAAGTTAGCCTCTAAGACTACTGAGGATTTGATTGTGAAT AAACCCAGTCGGCCCCGTATGAGGAAGGCTCGCAGCATGCATGGCAAACCCCGGATGGACAAAGTGATCCAGCAGAGAAAGATGAGCGCTCCTGAGGAAAGTGTAAAAATGTCAACAACTCCAACGATCAGTAGCAACAATAATAATCGTGTTGAAGAAGTGGATCATTCTCTCGTGGCCAGCAATCACAGCAGCCACACCAGTAACAGCAGCAAGTCTCCTAGTGTAGAGAGGGATAGTGATCAACCCCCTTCACCTGTTAATAGTGACCAACAACAAGTTATTGAGAATGGTGACCATCATGAAGTGACAGAGAAATCACCACGCGGTTCTCCTCCACCACCACCCAGTACATCACCTCCAGTTCTTCAAG TCTCAAATGTGTCACAACCTATAAAGTCAAAGCGTGTCAGAAGTATCAGCGTGGAAGATGATATGTCAGTAGCAAAGAACACTGTTGGTGATAAGCCGAACGCTAGGCCACGAGCTAAAACCTTACCTAGAAATTTGGGTCGCCAACAGCAAAATGTTCTGAAAGAAGGGAAGTCAACCAGGAGGCCTCCTCCCCCGCCAATTCCAACAAGACCACCTGCTGTGATGCAGTACCAACACAAGACTAGTAATCCATCATCACCTCTAAGAACTAGTCAATCCAGTTTGCATTCTGGTTGCTCTAGTACGCCTTCTATTCCGGAGGATTCAGTTAGCCCACCAATTTCTCCACGTGTGATTCCTTCATCACTTGATTCATGCACCCCAGAAATCAACTTACCTCAACAAACTGCTGACACAAATAAAACAGGTGAAGATCTCTACCCAGATGGGGCCAGTAACATGGAACAGGTTGACAGTAGTGGTCATGATCATAAAAGTCGTTCAAAAGGACATAAATTTTTATCCACTTTGAAGGGCACGTTTCGTCGGCACCATAAGAGCCCAGCTGAGGAACGAAGGATGACATACAGTGTGGAGAGTGAGACAAAACCGGTCGCAGTATCCCATCGTCGAGTGAAGACTGTCAAAGAAGAGGTAACCACACCAGAAG AGGAGCTTCCTGGAGGGGTGATCCCACCAATTGTTGTGCAGTGTGTGGCCTACCTCAATCGTCCGATTGGTCTAAATGAGGAGGGATTATTTCGAATACCAGGGGACATGTCACAAGTTAGGAAGCTGAGAGCTGGATTTGTAGCAG ggaagGAGATGGATTTGACTGAGGTTCTGGAACCTCACAATGTAGCTGGCTTGTTGAAGCTTCACTACCGAGAGTCAAGAATATCTCTGATCCCTAGAGGGGAAATCAGCCGGGAGATCACCAGAGCTGCTAAAGCAAGAGAC GTGGACAGTGTACATCATTTTCTCACACAAATACCCTCCGAGAATCTTGCACTGATTCGTGTCATTGTGGAACTACTCAAACAA GTTAGTAACAATTCTGACAAGAACCAGATGACCAGTGGTAATCTCGGAGCATCATGTGGCCCGTCCATATTCCCTACCTTACAGGCAGGAAATGCTAGTGCTCTCCTCAAGTGTCTAATAGACTACGTAGACACTATATTCCCTGAATAA
- the LOC136252662 gene encoding recombining binding protein suppressor of hairless-like isoform X2, translating into MLKIFPTGQATITPAGMTIMPSSHLYGHTGLLQSPMPLLSTTADTNGGQIVTAGISPPTGYAVFSDQVNGGVTTSGAYQLTSPTGHSVLVSPNLVQPNPPPAREKYLVKKNYLTREAMRQYLREKKDCTVTIINAKVAQKSYRNEKRFFCPPPMMYLSGDGWEVKRKAYKEKQAAKKQNSEEESSSTPSPFPTLNLCAFIGIGSSDQEMIRLSLEDKDYCAAKTLYISDADKRKHFQLACKIFFDVSYDLGTFLSKRIKVISKPSKKKQSLKNSDCSLCIPSGSRVALFNRLRCQTVSTRYLNVEGDHFQASSMHWGSFYIHLVDESEEQEDDNDSVEFAVQDGYISYGSAVKLVCCTTGLSLPKLIIRKVEKQSVVLDADENISQLHKVALYLKGTERMYLCLSQDKIMQFQATVCPNEEHRELINDGASWTIISTDKAVYTFCEAMGPVDIPVTPIPVADSIRETSNHDNIRLVELLGEDFSPELTVWFGDVPAVTTAYRCEECIVAEVPDITNFKKNWCRVEKAYRVPVLLVRDDGVIYRTGLKYTFSPEPPAVSEMDSNMISGGRNSPHQREQIKSFSSVAENGYSSNPATKKSERHRPPPLLVLPNQNAATNRTSSNHNYPTNITSINMTPNSPILTDSSTTSSPPKILSPPRVQEHHIQNSPMVTPHSVNGQFVTPHSVNGQLLTCATTNWGNNHPFTPNVKVSMSHTYPGDCHILQTMHLPPHLVPIKHQQPNGSIVIQQPQLMAGANGRHIPPQLVPIQHPQQDVLHYAHVSSNGSLVPTVSLTTLPAPPGSLQINAHHIST; encoded by the exons CAAACGGAGGACAAATTGTAACCGCTGGAATATCACCGCCAACTGGATACGCAG TGTTTTCTGACCAGGTCAATGGAGGTGTCACTACTTCAGGTGCTTATCAGTTAACATCTCCTACTGGACACAGTGTCCTCGTGTCTCCTAACCTGGTTCAACCTAACCCTCCTCCAGCaag aGAGAAGTATTTGGTGAAGAAAAACTACCTGACAAG GGAGGCCATGAGGCAATACTTGAGAGAGAAGAAGGATTGTACAGTAACCATTATTAATGCTAAGGTGGCACAGAAGTCTTATCGTAATGAGAAAAG GTTCTTCTGCCCTCCACCGATGATGTACCTCAGTGGTGATGGCTGGGAGGTGAAGAGGAAAGCTTACAAGGAAAAACAAGCGGCAAAAAAACAAAATTCTGAGGAAGAGTCAAGCAGTACTCCTTCACCTTTCCCTACACTCAACTTGTGTGCCTTCATCGGTATAGGCAGTTCTGACCAGGAAATGATCAGATTGTCATTAGAAGATAAG GACTACTGTGCTGCCAAGACACTGTATATTTCTGATGCTGACAAGAGGAAGCATTTTCAGTTGGCATGTAAAATATTCTTTGACGTCAGTTATGATCTTGGAACCTTTTTGTCGAAAAGAATAAAA GTGATCTCCAAACCTTCCAAAAAGAAACAGTCCTTAAAGAACTCTGACTGCTCAT TATGTATCCCATCAGGATCAAGGGTGGCATTGTTCAACAGACTTCGTTGTCAAACTGTTAGCACTCGATACCTCAATGTTGAAGGGGACCATTTTCAAGCTAGCTCCATGCACTGGGGCTCCTTCTACATACACCTTG TTGATGAGAGTGAAGAACAAGAAGATGATAATGACTCGGTGGAGTTTGCTGTTCAAGATGGCTACATCAGTTATGGCAGTGCTGTCAAGTTGGTTTGCTGTACAACGGGACTGTCTCTACCAAAACTG ATAATCCGCAAGGTGGAGAAACAGTCAGTGGTACTGGATGCTGATGAAAATATCTCGCAACTCCACAAG GTGGCCCTATACCTGAAGGGTACAGAGAGGATGTATCTGTGTCTCTCACAGGATAAGATCATGCAGTTTCAG GCTACGGTTTGTCCTAATGAGGAACACAGAGAACTGATCAATGATGGAGCATCATGGACCATTATCAGTACTG ACAAGGCTGTGTACACATTCTGTGAGGCGATGGGACCAGTTGATATTCCTGTAACACCTATACCAGTTGCTGACAGCATTAGGGAAACTAGTAACCATGACAACATCCGTTTGGTAGAGCTACTTGGTGAAGACTTCTCACCCGAGCTAACCGTGTGGTTTGGAGATGTGCCAGCTGTGACCACTGCTTATAG atgtgaagaatgcattgtagcTGAAGTCCCAGACATCACCAACTTCAAGAAGAACTGGTGCAGGGTGGAGAAAGCTTATCGAGTACCGGTCCTACTTGTCAGGGATGATGGAGTGATATACAGAACAGGACTGAAGTATACTTTCTCTCCAGAGCCTCCAGCGGTCTCTGAAATGGACTCAAATATGATCTCTGGTGGAAGAAACTCGCCACATCAAAGAGAACAGATAAAGAGCTTCAGCAGTGTGGCTGAAAATGGCTACTCTAGCAATCCTGCTACTAAGAAGTCTGAAAGGCACCGCCCCCCACCACTGTTGGTTCTTCCCAATCAAAATGCTGCCACCAACCGCACCTCCAGTAACCATAACTACCCTACTAATATCACTAGTATAAACATGACACCCAATAGTCCGATTCTAACAGATTCAAGTACCACAAGTTCTCCACCCAAAATTCTAAGTCCCCCTAGAGTTCAGGAACATCATATTCAGAACTCACCGATGGTGACACCACATTCTGTGAATGGACAATTTGTGACACCACATTCTGTGAATGGACAATTGTTAACGTGTGCTACTACGAACTGGGGAAACAACCATCCGTTCACACCGAACGTCAAAGTGTCAATGTCACACACATACCCTGGGGATTGTCATATCTTACAGACAATGCATTTACCACCACATCTAGTCCCCATAAAACATCAGCAACCAAATGGATCAATAGTTATACAACAGCCCCAGTTAATGGCAGGTGCTAATGGAAGACACATACCACCTCAATTGGTGCCTATACAGCACCCACAACAAGACGTCCTACACTATGCTCATGTCAGCAGTAATGGTAGCCTAGTCCCTACTGTGTCATTGACTACGTTACCTGCTCCTCCTGGATCACTACAAATTAATGCCCACCATATATCGACATGA
- the LOC136252662 gene encoding suppressor of hairless protein homolog isoform X1, giving the protein MHRSVYPFRDSNANNNSTPIPSYFVPMPQQHQQHQPPNHFSFPTGQATITPAGMTIMPSSHLYGHTGLLQSPMPLLSTTADTNGGQIVTAGISPPTGYAVFSDQVNGGVTTSGAYQLTSPTGHSVLVSPNLVQPNPPPAREKYLVKKNYLTREAMRQYLREKKDCTVTIINAKVAQKSYRNEKRFFCPPPMMYLSGDGWEVKRKAYKEKQAAKKQNSEEESSSTPSPFPTLNLCAFIGIGSSDQEMIRLSLEDKDYCAAKTLYISDADKRKHFQLACKIFFDVSYDLGTFLSKRIKVISKPSKKKQSLKNSDCSLCIPSGSRVALFNRLRCQTVSTRYLNVEGDHFQASSMHWGSFYIHLVDESEEQEDDNDSVEFAVQDGYISYGSAVKLVCCTTGLSLPKLIIRKVEKQSVVLDADENISQLHKVALYLKGTERMYLCLSQDKIMQFQATVCPNEEHRELINDGASWTIISTDKAVYTFCEAMGPVDIPVTPIPVADSIRETSNHDNIRLVELLGEDFSPELTVWFGDVPAVTTAYRCEECIVAEVPDITNFKKNWCRVEKAYRVPVLLVRDDGVIYRTGLKYTFSPEPPAVSEMDSNMISGGRNSPHQREQIKSFSSVAENGYSSNPATKKSERHRPPPLLVLPNQNAATNRTSSNHNYPTNITSINMTPNSPILTDSSTTSSPPKILSPPRVQEHHIQNSPMVTPHSVNGQFVTPHSVNGQLLTCATTNWGNNHPFTPNVKVSMSHTYPGDCHILQTMHLPPHLVPIKHQQPNGSIVIQQPQLMAGANGRHIPPQLVPIQHPQQDVLHYAHVSSNGSLVPTVSLTTLPAPPGSLQINAHHIST; this is encoded by the exons CAAACGGAGGACAAATTGTAACCGCTGGAATATCACCGCCAACTGGATACGCAG TGTTTTCTGACCAGGTCAATGGAGGTGTCACTACTTCAGGTGCTTATCAGTTAACATCTCCTACTGGACACAGTGTCCTCGTGTCTCCTAACCTGGTTCAACCTAACCCTCCTCCAGCaag aGAGAAGTATTTGGTGAAGAAAAACTACCTGACAAG GGAGGCCATGAGGCAATACTTGAGAGAGAAGAAGGATTGTACAGTAACCATTATTAATGCTAAGGTGGCACAGAAGTCTTATCGTAATGAGAAAAG GTTCTTCTGCCCTCCACCGATGATGTACCTCAGTGGTGATGGCTGGGAGGTGAAGAGGAAAGCTTACAAGGAAAAACAAGCGGCAAAAAAACAAAATTCTGAGGAAGAGTCAAGCAGTACTCCTTCACCTTTCCCTACACTCAACTTGTGTGCCTTCATCGGTATAGGCAGTTCTGACCAGGAAATGATCAGATTGTCATTAGAAGATAAG GACTACTGTGCTGCCAAGACACTGTATATTTCTGATGCTGACAAGAGGAAGCATTTTCAGTTGGCATGTAAAATATTCTTTGACGTCAGTTATGATCTTGGAACCTTTTTGTCGAAAAGAATAAAA GTGATCTCCAAACCTTCCAAAAAGAAACAGTCCTTAAAGAACTCTGACTGCTCAT TATGTATCCCATCAGGATCAAGGGTGGCATTGTTCAACAGACTTCGTTGTCAAACTGTTAGCACTCGATACCTCAATGTTGAAGGGGACCATTTTCAAGCTAGCTCCATGCACTGGGGCTCCTTCTACATACACCTTG TTGATGAGAGTGAAGAACAAGAAGATGATAATGACTCGGTGGAGTTTGCTGTTCAAGATGGCTACATCAGTTATGGCAGTGCTGTCAAGTTGGTTTGCTGTACAACGGGACTGTCTCTACCAAAACTG ATAATCCGCAAGGTGGAGAAACAGTCAGTGGTACTGGATGCTGATGAAAATATCTCGCAACTCCACAAG GTGGCCCTATACCTGAAGGGTACAGAGAGGATGTATCTGTGTCTCTCACAGGATAAGATCATGCAGTTTCAG GCTACGGTTTGTCCTAATGAGGAACACAGAGAACTGATCAATGATGGAGCATCATGGACCATTATCAGTACTG ACAAGGCTGTGTACACATTCTGTGAGGCGATGGGACCAGTTGATATTCCTGTAACACCTATACCAGTTGCTGACAGCATTAGGGAAACTAGTAACCATGACAACATCCGTTTGGTAGAGCTACTTGGTGAAGACTTCTCACCCGAGCTAACCGTGTGGTTTGGAGATGTGCCAGCTGTGACCACTGCTTATAG atgtgaagaatgcattgtagcTGAAGTCCCAGACATCACCAACTTCAAGAAGAACTGGTGCAGGGTGGAGAAAGCTTATCGAGTACCGGTCCTACTTGTCAGGGATGATGGAGTGATATACAGAACAGGACTGAAGTATACTTTCTCTCCAGAGCCTCCAGCGGTCTCTGAAATGGACTCAAATATGATCTCTGGTGGAAGAAACTCGCCACATCAAAGAGAACAGATAAAGAGCTTCAGCAGTGTGGCTGAAAATGGCTACTCTAGCAATCCTGCTACTAAGAAGTCTGAAAGGCACCGCCCCCCACCACTGTTGGTTCTTCCCAATCAAAATGCTGCCACCAACCGCACCTCCAGTAACCATAACTACCCTACTAATATCACTAGTATAAACATGACACCCAATAGTCCGATTCTAACAGATTCAAGTACCACAAGTTCTCCACCCAAAATTCTAAGTCCCCCTAGAGTTCAGGAACATCATATTCAGAACTCACCGATGGTGACACCACATTCTGTGAATGGACAATTTGTGACACCACATTCTGTGAATGGACAATTGTTAACGTGTGCTACTACGAACTGGGGAAACAACCATCCGTTCACACCGAACGTCAAAGTGTCAATGTCACACACATACCCTGGGGATTGTCATATCTTACAGACAATGCATTTACCACCACATCTAGTCCCCATAAAACATCAGCAACCAAATGGATCAATAGTTATACAACAGCCCCAGTTAATGGCAGGTGCTAATGGAAGACACATACCACCTCAATTGGTGCCTATACAGCACCCACAACAAGACGTCCTACACTATGCTCATGTCAGCAGTAATGGTAGCCTAGTCCCTACTGTGTCATTGACTACGTTACCTGCTCCTCCTGGATCACTACAAATTAATGCCCACCATATATCGACATGA